In the Primulina tabacum isolate GXHZ01 chromosome 7, ASM2559414v2, whole genome shotgun sequence genome, CTGTAAATTGTAATGCCTTGTTTTTTGGACATGTTGACGCGAGACAAGCACATAATATGAGAACACAAGCAACTGGATTCTTACAGGAACATGAAAAGTAAATAGCTGCGAAACATCAGTAATGCTAAAATCGTTACTGGGGTTGCAACCAAACACTTaattcataaataaaagtcaGTTCGAATCATCTAAACACGTCTTTAATATGGGACGATGGATTCTATGAGTTCTTCAAGAGGAGCGAGTTCCTTCTTGTCTATCAGCATGAATTCCTGCACAATTAAAGCAAATCTTCATCAAATTGAAACTGTGAAACAAAGGAAGGGATATGTGAGATGCCACTGAAAAACCCAAGAATCTCAAGAACGATTGAGCAAAGCCCAGTAGAAATAACAGGTATTTTCATATTCGAGCTCGGTATCTAGCTAGCTGGCTCTTATAAGCCAAAAAATGATCTGAAGTGAGaataaaataaacaattatttggATAAGTGTTTGCACAAAAAACCAAACaagtgaaataaaataaattggataaaaaatagattttgttaaataataaGCTAAAAAGAGAGCTAGgaaagttttgatgatttcgAGCTGAGTGGTGATGAAAAATAAGTAATATACTGAGATCCCAAGGATAAAAAACTTACACAGGTAAATAGTATGAAATGCTTGAAACATGTATTTAGATGTGCCTCCTCTTTGAGACTCACAATCTTCTGAAAATGAGAGTGATATATATGTGCATATACACGAAACAGACGTTTGAATATGGTCTTCACAACATCCCTGAAATTTGAAGGGAATGGAGTTCCTGCAGTATTTTCTTTTGTCAGTTTGATGTGTCATCAAAAACAAGATGATAGAAATTTCAAACGAATAAAGAGAATCACGGCCAACGTGTATTCAAGGAGGTGATAGCATAAGATATTATTATTACCGAGTTTTTGAGGAAATATTGACTCGTCATCCAATTGGGTTTCGATCCAATCCATTAAGTACTCAACATATTTAGGAGCCGAAACTTCAATAGGTTTCTTGATTTGTACGCCGTCTGCCCATCTGTATTCGTATCTGCAAAACATATATGGCGCAGCTTGGTAACACATGATTTCTAAGTTTCTTTATAAAGATGGTGATTGCGGGTATCATTGACATTATTAACTGGAAATACATCACTGTGAAACATTTGTTATCCGAAAATAATTGAGGCGTACTTAGGGCCGGCTGACATTGTAGGGCAGTTCTCTGGTGTGCAGAACTCTGTGAGTGTTCCATAAAGAAGGTTCACTTGATTGAAGAAATCCACAGCTGAAAAGTAAAATTAATAATCAAACCGACTTTTTAATTATGATCCTCAAAGTGATCAGAGTGGATGCACAAAGAAAGGGAAAAAAGTACTGCACTCTATGCATCTGTACAGTTTCCAGCATATAACTAGGGTTCGTGGAATTATATACGTTATAATCCATAAGCTATAATCTTCTAAATAAGGCATGAAATATATAAAAGGCTCAAGTTAAGAGAAGCAGATTAACATAGGGGTATAAAAGAGTCAAACTTCAGTTGAGTTCATAAAAGTTCACAGGATCATAAACAACCAAAATTGAGCTCAAGCACAAACAATATTCAGCTCGAGTGAGCTCGAGATTAATTTACTCAACCAACTCATAAGCATGCTCTACTCATCCAAATCTTACACATCTAGATTGAAGGGGAGCATGCATTGTCTCACTTTTAAATAAAGACTGCAAGATGTTTATTCGTATTGTTATgtattgtttttttttcattcaTTCAATAAATCAACACACTTGTACTGATTTGTATGTTCATCTAATATCCAAACCAAACCTGAGAATGTAAATTCGAAAAATGAACAACTTAATAAGCATACTTCCACTTAATTTCAAACACAcgtaaattgtacacacgcagAGGGGGAAAAAGAGAGTACTGTTGACAGCAAGCCATTCATTTATATCCTCGCCGGGAGGTAGCCTTACAGCTTCTCTCAAGTTTCCACTACCCAAAGTGGCATCAATATGCTTTCTCAGCTGTGCCCCCTAACAATTGATTATACTGATTAAATAATGTAACGTGGTACctgttaaaattaaaaaaaaaggtaTGCAGAATGCAAAACGTGGATACAGAGCATCAAGAAAGCAAGTACAACATGAAAATCACAATAAATCGAACAGTGAGTGATGAAATGTGAAGAATGTGGATATGggggagaaaaagaaaaaagaaaggaaaagaaAAGTGTAACTACCCCTTTACAGTGTACCTCGATGAAATGAGAATGGAATTTACATTAACACAAACTAAAAGTCAAGTTTCCCTCTTGGTGTGGTGGGCATCGTTATGTATGGCAAATAAAGTAGAAATTTCCTTGGAGAATAGAGAAGGGGCAGATAAGTGCCACATAATCAAAAGAAGCATAACATttgaaaatctttaaaatcAATTGTCAAACCAAATCAAAGTTCTCAATTCGTAGGAGgttcaaatttattttgtttctgcCAGCAGAAAACATAGAGGTTTAAAAAATGAGCATTCGTCAAACTGAAGTTCTTCACCACATGGCAATAACTGAGAAACGGAAATGGAAATAAAGCTTATATCGCAAAAATGCCACTTACCTTAGTCCCTGACGGTGCACATTTTTTTGGACGGAATGTTTTTTGGTTCCTGTTTGAGAAATTAAAAGCCGAGCTCATAAATAACGAGAAGCACTCAAAACAAAGTATCAATAACAAATAACATATAAAAGAGAAAATTATTGGATGAATTGATAAAAGTAATTGAGATTAAGATAATGGAAATAGCTACAGACCAGTTTAGCACCACAAGTAACTCAATAAAAGGATATCTGAAGCACCTGTTTCACTATCTTCATGTATAACATGCAGATAATCACAAATTTCCAAGGTTCAAACATCATTCGGTTGTGCCTTTAGGGAAACAATTTCCTATAGACATTTTATTGGTAAAAAAATCACAGGGATTCAAATAGCAGAGAAGTTCGATTCGACTCACTGGCCTAAGATCACAAATTCATATATCGTGCCGCTCAACTTTAAAAAGTAAACCATGTTTCAATCCATTTATTCACGATTCCAATCTTTTAGCACATGTTGTAACAATTATCCAGgtaaaaatgtgattttttaCATACCATACTTAAAGATTCAACTGTCCTCCAGACAACATATAGATTCACTGGCAAAATCTCACAAACAAGCTATGTTTCAATCCCTTCTACCcaatcataaagctattaatgCATTATGTACCCTCAAAACTGAAAGCTTAAACCTTTTACCCTTCATTAGACTCCTCCGACATGAACTTTCCctcttcaaaaattttaatcTTTGAAGATAAAATTTCATCTTCTTTCTTGGTAAATCCATCAAAAGAGCagcaaaagaaaagaaagaaaagaaaaggataGCACAGATCACAGAAAAAAACCAGATGACAATAATCAAGAAAAGCCAAACGCAAAAAAATAACATCAACAATACAAAGAATCAATCCAAGAAAGGGACAGATCTGATTATAAATCAATCACAAAAAGAGATATCGATCAATACACCCAAATGAAATGTTATTTAGGAACAGAAATCACCTGCCCAGGCCAAAGAGACTCATGGCTCCGGATAGAAAGATGGATGGAATGGGATGAAAAAAGAGAttattcacacacacacacacagaggaATATGTTGGCGTATTTATGGGATTGGAGCAGTTGTAGAGGAAACGTCGAAAAAAGCTGTCGAGCACTGACTTCCCCTCCAATAATAAACAGAACAAAACAGAACTACCAGCGCAGGGGTGGGGTCCGGGAGTGATGTAATAAAatgtcttttatatatatatattatacatatgtgtgtgtgtgtgtaaatgtaATTtccccaaaaatattttttttgttctgACCCAATATTTATAATCTTTTTTCATAATCATAAATTTcagttatatatttttttggcaatttattttgatattcCATCGAAATATCCAAATTTATCCATCtttgattatatttatatttaaatttctgatgatgaaaatattctcaTTAAATAATAAGAGCTTACATAATTCAAATTTACTATTATATTCAAGTTAAAATTTAATGCTGTTATCACTTTTAGCACACAAGTTTATATTGAACTTTAGTTTCTCGTTCAAATAtcttaaatttaaaagttttgtgattttttaaaacatttcaaCTAAgcgtaggtctcttgtgagacagtctcacgaatctttatctgtgagacgggtcaactctaccgatattcacaataaaaagttatacttttagtataaaaagtaataatttttcatggatgatccaaataagagatccatctcataaaatacgacccgtgagactgttTCACATGAATTTTTGAATTCAACTAAAATGATGAAAACTAGTTGTCGTAATAAGTATATGGCTAAAATTGAAAACCAATATAGACTACATGTTTAATAATAATGTAAAAAACAattacaagttattttaaaattaagttgtttttttcttattttttaatagtttaataatttattatttttaaacattaatattttttataaaaaaaacaaataaatattgaTTAAGTTGGTACTAAACGGTATTCCATTTGACCCACCCACCAATTGATCCACATTAAGGGATCGTGATATTGAAATATGGTGGATTTGGGCACAACAAAAAAGGCCCGTTTAAGTAGTTGTACGCTACATTTGATGGGCCTGGTTGATCCCAATGATGGGTAAATGCCTGATATTAATATGATTTATACTATTTTGTCCGGAAAAAACACATTAGAGAGAATGATTTTCTCAAACTCAATACATGTTATACATACTTACATTTATTAACATACTTACATTTATTATCACGATCTATtagatatattaaaatttaataactcaAAACATTAATTAATCTCTTTATCTTGAGTTTAACTCAACCAACAACTcacaatacataattattcaTATATAAGTCTATATAAATAGAATTGATCCAGCGTACTTATTTGCCCTCGATGATGTCTGGAGCAGTTTTTCGTGGAAGCATGTAAGCGTTTCTcttccagaaaaaaaaaaaaacgggAGTCGACTTATAATAGGACCCAAAAGGAAGACATAGCATCTTACTCCTACGGGGTTGGAAGCCATGTCCTCCGTTCTCTGCCCCTATCAAGGGACGATGCTTGGACACTGTTTAGAAATAAGGCTTTTGGCAATGAAACTTGTTGCAGTTGTCCTCCTAAACTCGAGTATATCTCGGGTTTTAGTTGATAAGCGTGAGGGTCTACATCTGGCAATTCTTGCCCTGGGTGGCTTGATTGCTTCTAAAGACCGGTCGGAACTAAAATGGAAGGAAATTTACGAGAGTTTTAGCTGGCATGTCAGCAACAATTCTATGCTAGATGAAGTAAAAACAGTTATGTTGCTTAGCTTCAAAGATTTACCATATTTTCTCAAGGAACTGCTTTCTGATTGTTGCTGTTTCCCTGTTGAGCATTGGGTTGGAGCATGAAGATTGTTTAGGATGTGGATGGGGGAAGGACGTGGGAAAGATCTATTTGAGAGAACTCATCTCTAGATGCCTTCTTCAAGTCGAGAAGCGTAGCAGTTTCTTGAGACCCAAAGTATGTAAAATGCATGACTTGATGCGGGAGCTAGCTCTTTTCACCGCTGAAAAGACCATTTCATATCTCTATGTAATCCACAAGATCTCAAAGATGGAATACCAGCACGCCGGATATCCATTCATGCTGATTCAGCTATTTCAGTTTGGGCACGATATTATTTTCCGCCTTCAATGTTAAAGATCATAATAGCCTTCCCTTGGATACACTTTTATCTAACTTTATATTATTGAGGGTACTAGAATTGAGGGATTCCCCAATCGATAACACACCTAAAGCCGAGAGACTTGGGTCACAGAGGAACTAGGATCAGCAATCTTCCCAATTCTGTTGGCAAGCTAAAACATCTGCTGACACTTGATATCCGAGGAACAGAAGTGAAGGAACTTCCTTATGGGATGGAAGGGTTGAAAATTTTACGGCATTTACTCATCTATGGAGCCAGAGGTCCGCCCTGTCAAGAATTCTCGTACACAAGGGGAGTGAGAGTCCCGATATCTTTACTCATGTTAAAGAACTTGCAAGTTCTGAATTGCCTTGAAGCAAATTGTGAAATAGCGAAGGGATTCGGTGAACTTTCAATATTAGAAGTATTCATAGAGAAGAAAGATTATTCAAAAGTGATGCACATCCCAGAAAGTGATTATGGAAAGTCCCTTTGAGTACGTGCAATTGAGCAAAAAGTCCCTGCTCTCGTCTCTCCGGTATTccatattatttttgttttattgcaGGCCATTCAGTATTAACATGTATACGTACCTCAAACAATACTTAATCAATATCTCAAACTCATTTTAATTCATCAATGGTTCCTTACAGATTTATAATGAACTCAACCAGACACCTGAAAATTGAATCAATCCATACGAAACAGTTACTATCtcaattaaaaaagaaaaaataatttaaaatatatagaaAGCCGAAGAATCCTAGAATTGACTCGTGATTGATCTAGTTAGTCATCACGTCACGCGCCGCAATCTTGGTTTTCACTACTTGTAGAGCCTTTTCAATGTCTTGGAGTTGGCCGAACTCCAGGTTCTCCAGAATCATATCCCAGGCGAGTGGTCCCTTCCCCAACGCCTCATTGATCCTGTTCTCCATATCCGTCAGCGCGGGCTTCTCGGGGATCTCTGATCCACAAAGAAGCAGGGTTTCTGCACCAGCAGCAGTACCCTTCTTGGCCACAGAAGAAGAAGGATCGGCAAGGTAGCGCTTCAAAAGCGGGTTGAATTCAGGATCTCCTCCCACGTAGAGGTTTCCGGACATGGAGAAGGCAATGAACCCCGCCTGGGCGTCGAATTTCTGGCAGAAGTCAGTGACCTTGTTGAAGAGGCCTTGGCGCCGTTTTGTGAAGGTTGTGTTCAGTTCACCTCTGTCCTCGATCAGCTTGATCCCCACCCTCCTGTCTTTTCGTTTCTTCTTGTTTAAGACGTCCATAACTTCTAGTATCTGGTTTTCTGGGACGTCCATTGTTACGGCCGCAGATGCATGAAAttgtgagagagagagagagagagagagagagagaggagaCGCTAGCGAGATTGTGAGCAAGTCGACCACGATCTAGAAAATCTGAATTTCTGTATTCTCTGGTGAAGTCCTAatctaataaaatttatttatgtagaCATGTGTCAgctgttttaaattttatggAGTGcaatttgaaaaagaaaatcaTGACTTGTAAATCGCGATCCCATTTTTACCATATCTGAACGGATTTGAGTCTCAATATAAATCTATTAGTTTCCCTAAAAAGTCATAGAAACTGCTCAAGGCCGTGTTTCCTTTCTTTGTCGTTCTATTTTTTTTgctattgaatttttttaaaatagcaTCTATTATAATAAgagaaaatagtttttttttttcctactATTTAGttcaatttcttgaaaaaataataaaccaGAACTTAAAATTATACAAGGTAATTGACAAAAAAAACATTCtcttaataatagtaataacaataacaataataatcatCGTCAACAAGTCCTTTAAGGTAACTATCTTGGTTATTTGACTATTTTAGTAAACCATAAAGGAAACAAGTTTCCACCAAATCTTTGTAAACAATCAGTGACGGGTTTTGTATTGGAAATCAACATGGTTCTCAAGTCGGATAAATTCATTCCGTTCTCCAGTGGATTTTTAAACTCGAGTAGATTTCGTTGGACATCGAAAATGCATGATCTGCTTGCGTCCCAGCTAACTTCTTCACTGGATTCTGTTTGCAAGCAAACCTCTAGCCCGAGCAGCTTCCAATGCTCCTCTTCTTGTCACCGTAAAAGCTAACACAACAATTAAACGATTAATCTATCGTCTCCTTGATTTTACACCAATCAAGCAGCCAGCAAGCTggtttaaacaaaaaaaaataagcaGCAGCCATTATCTTCTGATTTTACATGCGTATGTTGCATCTAAGCAATTGATACAAAAGAATTTGCAACGACAAAAGGATGGGTTTCAAAAGTGAGAAAGGTACCATTACGAGGGACCGTAAAGATGTAATTGGTTGGAAGGCCAATGCCAAAACCGAGCAAAGTGAAGCCAACGCTAAACCCGACGCCACAGCCAGATCCAACATAACCAATTACTTCAGGGCCAAAGCCAGGACCCCATCCCACGCCGCAACCGATGCCTATTCCAGCTCCCCAAAAGGCTCCGTACGTTGGATGCACTGGGTTCCATCTTTCATATCTTCTGAAAATGCTCTTTATAATCATTTTAACCTGAAATTGAGAAACAAAAAGTAGAGAATCAGGAAACAATTAATTATTGCAATATTCAAAAGTTAGCAATGTACACAAGGTATTTCATGACTAATATGCCATGGTGTCTTCAGTAATACTACATATAACACACTCGTGACAAGAAAGCTTCTCACTTCAAACATAAATTCCAATTTCagaaaatttattataactaAATATTGTAAAAGTATCATTCGAGGCTAGGCTTATTAAGAAGTTACAACGTTCCTCTCACCGTGTTTAATTACCCTCCGTCCATTTTCTATGTAGAAGGTGAACTGAAATATACAAAGCCAAAAcaagagaaaaaaattatttacgtCCTTGCCAAAACTCTAAACTTAAAGTATACAAACTCTATAAAATGATCTCTGACTTGCCGTATAAAACTGTAATTcagatatatatacacacacaaacactcacATATGTATgtgagtgtttgtgtgtgtataCGCTAGCTCGTGTGCATACATGTATATTCACGCAGTAAATTAAACGTCCATGCAGACGGCCGGCGGCGAAAACCCACTAGTTAAATGGACTATTAGACCCAGTTCTGACGAATTTAAATTGAAACTCTTCCCAAAAACAAAACTGCGCGCAAGGAAAAACTAGGAAAAAAATTATAGCATTCTGTTCCTGTGCGTGCATGGAAGAACCCACAGAAAAATGGAAAATTCGTTTTGATAATTACAGTTACGTTTCGTTAAAATAAGTCACGAAGAATTCAAAGTACCTGGAACCGAATGAGTTTATCGTGTGTCAGAGGTAAGCCAGTGTGAATACGTCGCCGCGTTCACCGTTCAAGCGCAACCGCAAGCTTTTGCGGATAATATAAAGCACCTTTTTTCAGGATATCCAAGCGAAGCACATATGACTAGTCTTGAATAATAATTACAAGagtgattatttttatcgacATTTTTTTGCAAATTTGTTTTATTGTGTGTATTATGATTTACTTTACTAATATAATTTACACGTTATCGAAATTTACTAATATGTATTAAAGATTAGCAATTCAAGTTTAATCGTCACAAAAGTACACTTCTAtatgtaaaattaatttttgtttttatattataaaattgatAGTATCGTTATATTTgacaatttatttattatatataagtACACttctatatataaaataaaattaatttttgtttttatattataaaattgatggtatcgatatatttgacaatttaattattatttttaactaGCATAATATAATGTTTAGAAAATCGATATTATATATGGTGCAAGTGTCCACGGAAATCGGCAAATACGGGGTTACGTGATGACAATAGTTCTTTATTCATATAAGGagttaattatatttatatttatttataataataaataatatttttttttataaatagctcaaataaaaaatttatcttATAAAATTGTTTTGTAAAACGTCTCATCGATTTTTTGGGATGAACAATGAGACAAAATCTTAGCAAATTGTCCTTCCCACTGCCCACGTACATCCAAAGGACATGCAAGTCATGAATAATAGACCCTTGATAAAAAGCATctgtttgtttgttttatttattttatataaaaaatataatactaTAATTTTTTAGATTATCAGTaagatttaaataataaattatgtttgacaaaaacttgtgtgatatggtctcacgagtcgtattttgtaagatatatctcttatttgggtcatccataaaaaaatattaatttttatactaaaaatattactttttattgtgaatatcggtagggttgacccgtctcacatatagagatccgtaagaccgtctcacaagaaacctacttaTTATATTTTGTACAATTTTTTAGATTAATCCTAGATATTAACATAAAATAggatcaatatttttttgtacaatttattagattaatcccatatattaatataaaataggatcaagatttttttttaaatggtcaCCAATTTTGGTGACGTGGTTCATTTGTATTTACATTCCTTTTCCTATCCTAAATAAAAAAGCATTTCCATTATTTAATGCGTCAAAAGCAACACCATAAAATTTAGAGTCatgatttaaatatattatagatTTACATAAAATAATAGATATTATGCACATGCAATACATGTGACCCGATTCTTAAAACTTATTATGTGAAATTGATTTTTATAATCCCAAGTTCCCAATCATCTaacatatt is a window encoding:
- the LOC142552260 gene encoding MOB kinase activator-like 1A → MSLFGLGRNQKTFRPKKCAPSGTKGAQLRKHIDATLGSGNLREAVRLPPGEDINEWLAVNTVDFFNQVNLLYGTLTEFCTPENCPTMSAGPKYEYRWADGVQIKKPIEVSAPKYVEYLMDWIETQLDDESIFPQKLGTPFPSNFRDVVKTIFKRLFRVYAHIYHSHFQKIVSLKEEAHLNTCFKHFILFTCEFMLIDKKELAPLEELIESIVPY
- the LOC142550811 gene encoding agamous-like MADS-box protein AGL61 — translated: MDVPENQILEVMDVLNKKKRKDRRVGIKLIEDRGELNTTFTKRRQGLFNKVTDFCQKFDAQAGFIAFSMSGNLYVGGDPEFNPLLKRYLADPSSSVAKKGTAAGAETLLLCGSEIPEKPALTDMENRINEALGKGPLAWDMILENLEFGQLQDIEKALQVVKTKIAARDVMTN